The Xanthomonas fragariae genome has a segment encoding these proteins:
- a CDS encoding pyridoxine 5'-phosphate synthase, translating into MTTRLSVNVNKIAALRNSRGGHDPDVVHAARTCIAAGAHGITVHPRPDQRHIRADDVLALSALTRAHSVEFNIEGNPFAPPRDGYPGLLELCRATRPEQVTLVPDDDGQLTSDHGFDFAQNTAPLGDLIAAFKTLGSRVSLFVDASNPDVARAAALGADRIELYTGPYAQAHANGQPDAAFRLFADAARGASDASLGINAGHDLSQTNLGDFLAAVPGVLEVSIGHALTSEALYRGLDATVRAYLQILRSASIKV; encoded by the coding sequence GTGACGACCCGGCTCAGCGTCAACGTCAACAAGATCGCTGCGCTGCGCAATTCGCGCGGTGGACACGATCCGGATGTGGTGCACGCCGCACGCACCTGCATCGCCGCTGGCGCGCACGGCATCACCGTGCATCCACGCCCGGACCAGCGGCATATTCGCGCCGACGACGTGCTGGCGCTGAGTGCACTGACGCGCGCGCACTCAGTCGAATTCAATATCGAGGGCAACCCGTTCGCGCCGCCGCGCGATGGCTATCCGGGATTGCTGGAACTGTGCCGCGCCACGCGTCCGGAACAGGTTACGCTGGTGCCCGATGACGATGGGCAACTCACCTCGGATCACGGCTTCGATTTTGCGCAGAACACCGCGCCGCTCGGCGATTTGATCGCTGCGTTCAAGACACTTGGCAGCCGCGTCAGCCTGTTCGTCGACGCCAGCAATCCCGACGTAGCTCGGGCAGCCGCACTTGGTGCAGATCGCATCGAATTATACACCGGCCCGTATGCGCAGGCGCATGCAAACGGGCAGCCGGATGCCGCATTCCGGTTGTTTGCCGATGCTGCGCGAGGCGCCAGTGATGCAAGCCTGGGCATCAATGCCGGGCATGATTTGTCGCAGACCAACCTGGGCGATTTTCTGGCCGCTGTCCCAGGCGTACTGGAAGTGTCGATCGGCCACGCATTGACCAGCGAGGCGTTGTATCGAGGACTTGATGCGACGGTGCGTGCGTATTTGCAGATACTGCGAAGCGCGTCAATTAAGGTTTGA
- the cls gene encoding cardiolipin synthase, with protein MLAHVQSAWDWLATIPHLEALLLAAYVLYLLWIVGWIVLQKREPVATLSWVLSLAALPYLGLLIYYWLGPQKVKRQRLRRGRSRSGMESYSSVCPPDANCTELAKVAQSTTGLAPSSATEVHWLVDGATTYAAIIEAIRSARDHIHLEYYIFQPDRSGTAICDALMERARAGVKVRLLMDAVGSSAMTRRALRTLGEAGVETAWFHPSQFLKPFKRPWLNLRTHRKVIVIDGRIGFTGGINVTDDENEYVRADAYRDLHVRLQGHVVHSLQLVFLEDWLYATRQSRDAFHGQKLWPEDVPTRAQGTVDAQVLVSGPDSSWEAIHRLMVAAIHEAKHRIWLVTPYFVPGEAARMALTSAALGGLDVRLLVPRVSDSRLVTYAARSYFDELLEAGVRIYEYGPRMLHTKALLADDEVCIVGSANFDSRSFRLNFELSMLFRNQAVAAELAGLIGTDMQRAQEVRFARHRPMWRSRLPEAFARLLSPLL; from the coding sequence ATGCTCGCACATGTACAAAGCGCGTGGGACTGGCTGGCCACCATTCCCCACCTCGAAGCGCTTCTCCTGGCCGCCTACGTGCTGTACCTGCTGTGGATCGTCGGCTGGATAGTGCTGCAAAAGCGCGAGCCGGTGGCCACGCTGAGCTGGGTGTTGTCGCTGGCTGCGCTGCCGTATCTGGGGCTGCTGATCTATTACTGGTTAGGCCCGCAGAAGGTGAAACGCCAGCGCTTGCGGCGCGGCCGTTCGCGCTCGGGCATGGAGAGCTATAGCAGCGTCTGCCCGCCGGACGCCAACTGCACCGAGTTGGCCAAGGTCGCCCAGTCCACCACCGGCCTGGCGCCGAGCAGCGCCACCGAAGTGCACTGGCTGGTCGACGGCGCAACGACCTATGCCGCCATCATCGAAGCGATCCGCAGCGCACGCGACCACATCCATCTGGAGTACTACATTTTCCAGCCGGACCGCAGCGGCACTGCGATCTGCGACGCGCTGATGGAGCGCGCACGCGCTGGGGTCAAGGTACGCTTGCTGATGGATGCGGTGGGCTCGTCGGCGATGACCCGGCGCGCATTGCGCACGCTGGGCGAGGCCGGCGTGGAAACCGCTTGGTTCCATCCGTCTCAGTTCCTCAAGCCGTTCAAGCGGCCCTGGTTGAATCTGCGCACCCACCGCAAGGTGATCGTCATCGATGGCCGGATCGGCTTCACCGGCGGCATCAACGTGACCGACGACGAAAACGAATACGTGCGCGCCGATGCGTACCGCGATCTGCACGTGCGTCTGCAGGGCCACGTGGTGCACAGCCTGCAGCTGGTGTTTCTGGAAGACTGGCTCTACGCCACCCGACAGAGCCGCGACGCATTCCACGGCCAGAAGCTGTGGCCGGAAGACGTACCGACGCGCGCGCAAGGCACGGTCGATGCGCAGGTGCTGGTATCCGGGCCGGATTCGTCGTGGGAAGCGATTCACCGCCTGATGGTCGCCGCCATCCACGAGGCCAAGCATCGCATCTGGCTGGTTACGCCGTACTTCGTCCCCGGCGAAGCTGCACGCATGGCGCTGACCTCCGCCGCGCTGGGCGGCCTGGACGTGCGCCTGCTGGTGCCGCGTGTCAGCGACTCGCGCCTGGTGACTTACGCGGCGCGCTCGTATTTCGACGAATTGCTCGAAGCCGGCGTGCGCATCTACGAGTACGGCCCGCGCATGTTGCACACCAAGGCGCTGCTCGCCGACGACGAGGTCTGCATCGTCGGCAGCGCCAATTTCGACAGCCGCAGCTTCCGTCTCAACTTCGAGTTATCGATGCTGTTCCGCAACCAGGCGGTGGCCGCCGAACTGGCCGGGCTAATCGGCACCGACATGCAGCGCGCGCAGGAAGTGCGCTTTGCGCGCCATCGACCAATGTGGCGCTCTCGGCTTCCCGAAGCCTTCGCACGGCTGCTGTCGCCGCTGCTCTGA
- a CDS encoding outer membrane protein transport protein, with amino-acid sequence MSTASTLSRATLLAAGIAGVMAVGQAHGAAFQLKENSAKGLGRAFAGSGSAPDDASIIANNPAGMRQLDGRLFQADVSVIGFSAKFQPDNATYANGAPVSGGNGSDAGMIAPVPAVYFHVPFGENDSMHLGTSLTVPFGFKTEYDRDWAGRYHGTHTELQAIDFNVAFSYDVNPYVSFGASVFAERLDIDLASAVDFGSILAARRAPGFAPGSADGYSRIKGDSTEVGFTLGGLFSIDENTHIGFSYRSEVEHKITDGDADFTVPGSAASVLGVAAPGTFVDTKGRATVKLPATATASFTHNVNEQWSIMADVTRTAWSKFDQVTVDFASNQPDSVLDFSYRDTTFASIGADYRMSDTLTLRGGVAYDQTPTTADHRDVRVPDASRKWVSLGLSWHPSQQAEYNFGYTHLFTSDPTSDTRSATGDRLAGSYTVKGDVLAASINYKF; translated from the coding sequence ATGTCTACCGCTTCCACTCTCAGCCGCGCCACCCTGTTGGCCGCCGGTATCGCTGGCGTAATGGCCGTTGGCCAGGCACATGGCGCCGCATTCCAGCTGAAAGAAAACAGCGCCAAGGGTCTTGGCCGCGCCTTCGCAGGTTCCGGTAGCGCCCCGGACGATGCCTCGATCATTGCCAACAACCCGGCCGGCATGCGCCAGCTGGACGGTCGCCTGTTTCAGGCCGACGTCAGCGTCATCGGCTTCTCGGCCAAGTTCCAGCCTGACAACGCCACCTACGCCAACGGTGCCCCGGTCTCCGGCGGCAATGGCAGCGACGCTGGCATGATCGCGCCGGTCCCGGCGGTGTACTTCCATGTGCCGTTCGGTGAGAACGACAGCATGCACCTTGGCACCTCGCTGACCGTGCCGTTCGGCTTCAAGACCGAATACGACCGTGATTGGGCCGGCCGCTACCACGGCACCCACACCGAGCTGCAGGCGATCGACTTCAACGTCGCGTTCTCCTACGACGTGAACCCGTATGTGTCGTTCGGTGCCTCGGTGTTTGCCGAGCGTCTGGATATCGATCTGGCCAGCGCGGTAGATTTCGGCAGCATTCTGGCCGCGCGTCGCGCGCCGGGTTTCGCCCCAGGCAGCGCCGACGGTTACTCGCGCATCAAGGGCGACAGCACCGAAGTGGGCTTCACCCTCGGTGGCTTGTTCAGCATTGATGAGAACACCCATATAGGCTTCAGCTACCGCTCGGAAGTGGAGCATAAGATCACCGACGGCGACGCCGACTTCACCGTGCCGGGCAGCGCCGCAAGCGTGTTGGGTGTCGCCGCACCGGGTACCTTTGTCGATACCAAGGGCCGCGCTACCGTCAAGCTGCCGGCCACCGCCACCGCCAGCTTCACGCACAACGTGAACGAGCAGTGGTCGATCATGGCCGACGTCACCCGCACCGCCTGGAGTAAGTTCGACCAGGTGACCGTGGACTTCGCCTCCAATCAGCCCGACAGCGTGCTGGACTTTTCCTACCGCGACACGACCTTCGCCTCGATCGGTGCCGACTACCGCATGAGCGATACGCTGACATTGCGTGGCGGTGTGGCGTACGACCAGACCCCCACCACCGCAGACCATCGCGACGTGCGCGTGCCGGATGCCAGCCGCAAGTGGGTGTCACTGGGTCTGAGCTGGCACCCGTCGCAGCAGGCCGAATACAACTTCGGTTACACCCACCTGTTCACCAGTGACCCGACCAGCGACACCCGCAGCGCCACCGGCGACCGTCTGGCTGGCAGCTATACGGTGAAGGGCGACGTGCTGGCCGCTTCGATCAACTACAAGTTCTGA
- a CDS encoding rhomboid family intramembrane serine protease, translating into MFVSIPSRKKSAPRWAVPLLFAIVWLAYLWSISRPGEARSTLWLDWGALSSGVSNLGDWWATLRDGSVLRLFTALFLHADWSHLLGNLVFLLIFGLPAERILGPWRLLLLFLVGGAASNLAAIFAIGTPDRVIIGASGAVSALIGTYLALFPGAKLGVVLPLGVFLEFIRVPAPLLIGVWALLQVVFAYIGPAFGMVAWSAHIAGFAFGIVYGLYVRAAIARRLRKRHGF; encoded by the coding sequence ATGTTCGTCTCGATCCCCTCCCGCAAGAAATCCGCGCCGCGCTGGGCGGTGCCGCTGCTGTTCGCAATCGTCTGGCTGGCCTATCTGTGGTCGATCAGCCGACCGGGCGAAGCGCGCAGCACGCTGTGGCTTGACTGGGGGGCACTTTCCAGCGGCGTGTCCAACCTAGGCGACTGGTGGGCCACATTACGCGACGGCAGCGTGCTGCGGCTGTTCACCGCCTTGTTTCTGCACGCGGACTGGTCGCACCTGCTCGGCAACTTGGTGTTCCTGTTGATCTTCGGGTTGCCGGCCGAGCGCATCCTGGGTCCATGGCGGCTGCTGCTGTTGTTCCTGGTTGGTGGCGCGGCGTCCAACTTGGCGGCGATCTTTGCGATCGGCACGCCGGACCGGGTGATCATCGGCGCCTCGGGCGCGGTGTCGGCGTTGATCGGCACTTATCTGGCGCTGTTTCCCGGCGCCAAGCTGGGCGTGGTGTTGCCGCTGGGGGTGTTTCTGGAATTCATCCGCGTGCCTGCGCCTTTGCTGATCGGTGTCTGGGCGCTGCTGCAGGTGGTGTTCGCCTACATCGGCCCGGCGTTCGGCATGGTGGCGTGGTCGGCGCATATCGCCGGTTTCGCGTTCGGCATCGTCTATGGGTTGTACGTGCGCGCGGCGATCGCGCGGCGGCTGCGCAAGCGCCACGGGTTTTAG
- a CDS encoding DUF1820 family protein yields the protein MSKPLYKVTFLNHGKVYELYARQVTGSHLWGFNQIGELVLDVHDGVVVDPTEERLREEFGNTKTLHLPMQSIVRIEEVEKKGQSVIRDATTGDKVVTPFPSPTKPR from the coding sequence ATGTCCAAGCCTCTGTACAAAGTCACCTTCCTCAATCACGGCAAGGTGTACGAGCTCTACGCGCGCCAGGTCACCGGCAGTCATCTGTGGGGCTTCAACCAGATTGGCGAGCTGGTATTGGACGTGCACGACGGTGTGGTGGTCGATCCCACCGAAGAGCGCCTACGCGAAGAGTTCGGCAACACCAAGACCTTGCACCTGCCGATGCAGAGCATCGTGCGCATCGAAGAAGTGGAGAAGAAAGGCCAGTCGGTGATTCGCGATGCCACTACCGGCGACAAGGTGGTCACGCCGTTTCCGTCGCCGACCAAACCACGCTGA